The Corythoichthys intestinalis isolate RoL2023-P3 chromosome 2, ASM3026506v1, whole genome shotgun sequence DNA segment CGGCACCAGCGGTCCGCCCCGAATTTTGCGGTCCCTGCTTCGGCCGACTTTGTTAGGGAGCTCCATGCGGGCTGGAGGGATCCGGCGGCTCTCTCTCGTCTTTCGGCCGATGGTCGGGCTCTGGCGGCCATGCATGATCCGGCCGCTGTGGGCCTGGACCGCATGCCGGGTGTTGAGCCCGCCATTGCATCCCTCATCGTGTCCCCTGAGGAGTCTCTCCGCCCGGTTGTGCGGTGCCCTCAGCCACAGGGTCGGCTGACGGATGAACTCATTCTCCGGGCCTATGGTGCCGGTGCGCGTGCTGGGCGCATCGGTAATTCCATGGCTCACCTCTTGTTGGCCCTCTCGGCGTCCTTGCCCCGAGAGCGGTGCTGACACCTCTGCCGTGGGCTTCTGCGACGCGGCGTTGCACGCGTTCGCCCTGGTGACGCGGGAGCTCGGGCGGACGATGTCCTATCTTTTGCAGGCTCgtcgtcaggtgtggcttgctcAGTCCCCCCTGACTGAGCCTGCCCGGAGGACGCTCCGTGACGTTCTGGTTGAACCCGGCCATCTTTTTGGCTCGGCGGCGGTGTCTGCCTTGGAGAGGACTATTTCGGCCCGTGCGACCAGGCAACAGCTGTCGGGCCTGCGTCGGGGCTCCGCTCCTGCAGGTGGGCTGGgggctccctctgctggttttcGTCCTCGCCGTACGGCGCACCTTTCCCCCGATGGGGGCTATGGTGCCCAGCCAGCCTCCCGGCATTCAGCCGATTCCTTTCGTGACCCCGCCCGCTTGCCTCCACGTCGGGCGCAGGCGGGGCCTCCCGCCCGCCAGGGCCCGTCGGGGCCGGAGGGGCAGGGACTGAGGCCGTTGGGCCGGCCgtcggatttttttcccaccagcAGCTCAGGTACTGGGCTGCTCGAGTTTCGGACCCCTGGGTGATATCCACCTTGACCCATGGGTACGTGCTCCAGTTCCGACGCCGGCCCCCCGTGTCCCGCCGGGTCCGAGACAGTAGTCACCCGGACCCGGCGGGAGGGCTCTGGCTCTGAGCCGGGAGCTGTCTTCTCTCCTGGCCATGGGGGCCATCGAGCCTGTGGATCCCCGGGCTTGCCCCCGGGGTTTTTACTCAACTTATTTTCTGGTTCCGAAGAAGACCGGCGGTTTTCGGCCGGTTCTGGATTTGCGGGGCCTCAATCGGTACCTGAAGGTACTTCCGTTCCGCATGTTGACCGTCGCGGATGTATTGCGGGTGGTCGCCCGGGGGGAGTGGTTCACCTCCGTGGACCTGAAGGACGCCTACTTTCATGTGCCGGTCGCTCCTCGCCACAGGCGGTTCCTCCGCTTCGCCTACAGGGGTCGCCACTGGCAGTTCAGGGTGCTCCCCTTCGGGCCCTCCCTTTCCCCGAGGGTGTTCACCCGTGTTGTGCGGGCTGGTCTGGCTCCCCTCCAGTCGGTGGGCAGGAAGATTCTGCCCTACCTCGACGACTGGCTGCTGTGTGCGCTGTCGCGCGCTCAGGCGTACGGCGATACGGCAGTCCTTCTTGCCCACGTGGATCGCTTGGGCATCAGGGTGAAGTCGTGTCTGGTTCCTTCCCAGCAGGCGACCTTCCTCGGGGTGTCTCTGGACTCGGTGGCCATGTTGGCTCGACCGTCGTCCCGTCGGGTGGAGGCCGCTCTTCGCCTCCTCTCGCATTTTTCGGTGGGTCAGGTACGTCCGTATCTGACCTTTCTGCGTCTTTTGGGCGTGCTGACGTCCCTGACCGCGGTCGTGCCCCTTGGTCTTCTCTTCTTGCGCCCCCTGCAGCGGTGGCTGAATGGCTTTCGCCTGGACGCCAGGCGGCACCGGCGACGGTTACTGAGAGTCTCCGGCCGGTGCGCGGTGGCCTTGGCGCCGTGGAGGAACGGGGCTTTCTTGTTGGAGGGCGTTCCATTGGGGGTTGCCCCAGTCCGTCGCGAGGTGGTCACTACGGACGCCAGTCGCTTGGGATGGGGTGCCGTCTGGCAGCGCAGGGCTGCTCGGGGTAGCTGGTCTCTGCGGGACCACGCTGTCCACATCAACGTCCTGGAGCTGCGTGCGGTTCACCTGGCTCTCCGGCACTTTTACCCTTTCCTACGGGGAAGGCACGTGCTGGTGCGTTCAGACAATGCTGCCGCCGTGTACCACATCAACCACCAGGGGGGCACGAGGTCCGCTCATCTCTTGGAGGCCTCCCGCCGTCTTCTTGTGTGGGCGGCCCCTCGTCTTGCGAGTCTGCGGGCCGCCTATCTTCCCGGCCAGTTGAACCGTCTGGCGGACTCCTTGTCCCGCCGTCGCCTCCCGCCGGGGGAGTGGCGCCTCCATCCCGAGGTGGTGCGCGCGATTTGGGGAGTTTTCGGCCAAGCCGAGGTGGACCTCTTCGCCTCCCGGGAGTCGGCCCATTGCCCTCTCTGGTTTTCCCTGGGGGAGCGCTCCAGCCCTCTCGGTCAGGACGCGCTGGCCCACCCCTGGCCGAGGGTCCTGCTCTACGCCTTCCCGCCGCTCCCTCTGATCTGGCTGACGCTTCGGAGGGTGTCTTTGGAGGGGCACTCATTGCTGCTGGTGGCCCCCTTCTGGCCGGCTCGCCTATGGTTTCCCCTGCTGCGCAGCCTGTGTGTCGGCGAGCCTTGGTGCCTCCCCGAGAGGCGGGATCTACTGTCCCAGTTGGGGGGCCAGTTATGGCATCCCGATCCTGGCCGTCTCCGCCTGCACGTCTGGCCGCTGAGGGGACCGACTCGCTGTTTGACGCCTGCTCGAGTTCAGTCAGGCGGACGCTTTTGAACGCCCGGGCGCCCTCCACCCGGCTGCAGTACGCTGGCCGGTGGAGGTTGTTCGTGAAGTGGTGCGGGGACCGTGGGGATGACCCGGTGAGTTGTTCTGTCCCCACTGTTCTGGACTTCTTACAGTCCCTCCTTGATATTGGTCGCTCTCCGTCCACCCTCAAGGTCTACGTCGCTGCCATCTCTGCTCATCACGCCAAGGTCTCTGGTGGATCTGTGGGGAACCACGGCCTGGTCGCTACATTCCTCAAGGGGGCTCTGAGGCTCCACCCCCGCAGGTGTCCTCGCGCCCCGGTCTGGGATCTGCAGCTGGTGCTTGACAGCTTGTGCCGCCCCCCCTTCGAGCCTATGGATGCGGCCAGGCCTCAGTGGGTCGCCCGCAAGGCGGCGTTCCTGCTGGCCGTT contains these protein-coding regions:
- the LOC130911993 gene encoding uncharacterized protein LOC130911993; its protein translation is MGAIEPVDPRACPRGFYSTYFLVPKKTGGFRPVLDLRGLNRYLKVLPFRMLTVADVLRVVARGEWFTSVDLKDAYFHVPVAPRHRRFLRFAYRGRHWQFRVLPFGPSLSPRVFTRVVRAGLAPLQSVGRKILPYLDDWLLCALSRAQAYGDTAVLLAHVDRLGIRVKSCLVPSQQATFLGVSLDSVAMLARPSSRRVEAALRLLSHFSVGQVRPYLTFLRLLGVLTSLTAVVPLGLLFLRPLQRWLNGFRLDARRHRRRLLRVSGRCAVALAPWRNGAFLLEGVPLGVAPVRREVVTTDASRLGWGAVWQRRAARGSWSLRDHAVHINVLELRAVHLALRHFYPFLRGRHVLVRSDNAAAVYHINHQGGTRSAHLLEASRRLLVWAAPRLASLRAAYLPGQLNRLADSLSRRRLPPGEWRLHPEVVRAIWGVFGQAEVDLFASRESAHCPLWFSLGERSSPLGQDALAHPWPRVLLYAFPPLPLIWLTLRRVSLEGHSLLLVAPFWPARLWFPLLRSLCVGEPWCLPERRDLLSQLGGQLWHPDPGRLRLHVWPLRGPTRCLTPARYAGRWRLFVKWCGDRGDDPVSCSVPTVLDFLQSLLDIGRSPSTLKVYVAAISAHHAKVSGGSVGNHGLVATFLKGALRLHPRRCPRAPVWDLQLVLDSLCRPPFEPMDAARPQWVARKAAFLLAVASAKRVGELHALSVSPSCMFWHPEGSVVTLWPNVAFMPKVLADSRCNRPLRLARYRPPPGEGGSRPELLCPVRALRLYVDSTASFRRSSQLFVCYGARGRGSALSKQRLSHWVVDTISYSYQMACRPLPSGVRCHSTRGVATSWAALKGVPLEDICAAASWSAPGTFFRFYCLDVTSPHPLGAVFGSEGTSL